A genomic stretch from Microbacterium proteolyticum includes:
- the tmk gene encoding dTMP kinase, translating into MTDHLARPLHLPRAAAAGGPGLFITFEGGDGAGKTTQATLLEQWVTARGRAVVRTREPGGTEVGVRIRDIVLHHRGHIDPRAEALLYAADRAHHIATYVRPAVARGDVVIQDRYLDSSVAYQGAGRVLDADDVRALSLWATDGLLPDLTVLLDLDPAAARRRLDADEKPFDRLEAEKEEFHARVRAGFLALADAEPERFLVLDAEAAPDDLAARVREAVAHRLD; encoded by the coding sequence GTGACCGATCACCTCGCCCGGCCGCTGCACCTCCCACGGGCGGCGGCGGCCGGGGGGCCGGGGCTGTTCATCACCTTCGAGGGCGGCGACGGGGCGGGGAAGACCACCCAGGCCACGCTGCTCGAGCAGTGGGTGACGGCGCGGGGCCGCGCGGTCGTCCGCACGCGCGAGCCCGGCGGTACCGAGGTCGGGGTGCGCATCCGCGACATCGTCCTGCATCACCGCGGCCACATCGACCCCCGCGCTGAGGCGCTGCTCTACGCAGCGGATCGCGCGCATCACATCGCGACGTACGTGCGCCCGGCTGTCGCGCGCGGCGACGTCGTCATCCAGGACCGGTATCTCGATTCGTCCGTCGCCTACCAGGGCGCGGGGCGTGTTCTGGATGCCGACGACGTGCGCGCGCTGTCGCTCTGGGCGACCGATGGGCTGCTTCCGGACCTGACGGTGCTGCTCGATCTCGATCCGGCCGCAGCGCGGCGCCGCCTGGACGCGGACGAAAAGCCGTTCGACCGCCTCGAGGCCGAGAAGGAGGAGTTCCACGCGCGCGTGCGTGCCGGCTTCCTCGCCCTCGCCGACGCTGAACCCGAGCGCTTCCTCGTTCTCGATGCGGAAGCGGCCCCCGACGACCTCGCCGCACGTGTGCGCGAAGCCGTCGCCCACCGCCTCGACTGA
- a CDS encoding DNA polymerase III subunit delta', with product MSVALDPSPSAAGTAPFPWDAVWGQDEAVETLRAAASDPAALAHAWLITGPPGSGRSTLAYAFAAALIADPGDERAQQQVLARTHPDLTALRTEQVVIRIDEARRLVERASFAPSLGRHRVIVVEDADRMAERTSNVLLKALEEPPEKTVWVLCAPSDADLLPTIRSRVRVLRLREPTVADVAALIVERTGVAAEVAEESARHAQRHIGMAQRLATDDDARARRAETLDAVLAVRGIGDAVDVAGRIVRLATDDAKALTATRDEEERRALLRMLGVAEGAAVPPSVRGQVNALEDDQKRRATRSLRDGIDRVLTDLQSLFRDVVMIQYGRESDLVNGERIDALRALAAEWTPARTLGVLDRISVTRRNLEQNAAPLLALESLMITVANGSAP from the coding sequence ATGTCCGTCGCCCTCGATCCGTCCCCGTCGGCCGCCGGCACGGCACCGTTCCCATGGGATGCCGTGTGGGGGCAGGACGAGGCCGTCGAGACGTTGCGCGCCGCGGCATCCGATCCCGCCGCCCTCGCACACGCGTGGCTGATCACAGGGCCTCCGGGGTCGGGGCGATCCACCCTCGCGTACGCCTTCGCGGCTGCCCTGATCGCCGACCCGGGAGATGAACGCGCCCAGCAGCAGGTGCTCGCGCGCACGCACCCCGATCTGACCGCTCTGCGGACCGAGCAGGTCGTCATCCGCATCGACGAGGCGCGTCGTCTCGTCGAGCGGGCGTCGTTCGCCCCCTCGCTCGGCCGTCACCGCGTGATCGTGGTCGAAGACGCCGATCGCATGGCCGAGCGCACCTCGAACGTGCTGCTGAAAGCCCTCGAAGAGCCACCCGAGAAGACGGTCTGGGTGCTGTGCGCGCCGAGCGACGCCGACCTGCTCCCCACCATCCGCTCGCGGGTGCGGGTGCTACGGCTGCGCGAGCCGACCGTCGCCGACGTGGCGGCGCTGATCGTGGAGCGCACCGGGGTCGCCGCGGAGGTCGCCGAGGAGTCGGCGCGCCATGCGCAGCGTCACATCGGCATGGCGCAGCGTCTCGCGACCGACGACGACGCGCGCGCCCGCCGGGCCGAGACCCTCGACGCCGTGCTCGCCGTACGGGGGATCGGCGACGCCGTCGACGTCGCCGGTCGCATCGTGCGTCTCGCGACGGACGACGCCAAGGCCCTCACCGCCACGCGTGACGAGGAGGAGCGCCGCGCGCTGTTGCGCATGCTCGGCGTCGCCGAAGGTGCCGCCGTCCCGCCGTCGGTGCGTGGCCAGGTCAACGCGCTCGAAGACGACCAGAAGCGCCGCGCCACGCGCAGCCTGCGCGACGGCATCGATCGCGTGCTCACCGACCTGCAATCGCTGTTCCGCGACGTGGTGATGATCCAGTACGGTCGCGAGTCCGACCTGGTCAACGGCGAGCGGATCGATGCCCTCCGTGCTCTGGCGGCCGAGTGGACGCCTGCGCGCACGCTCGGCGTGCTCGATCGCATCTCGGTGACGCGCCGCAACCTCGAGCAGAACGCCGCCCCGCTGCTGGCACTCGAGAGTCTCATGATCACCGTCGCGAACGGTTCCGCGCCGTGA
- a CDS encoding alpha/beta hydrolase, producing the protein MTAAVAGLTGLALALSGCLYAQIPPMAPDTARSLAPQTDSVDADLLPYYGQTLTWTDCGSAGFDCTTVTAPRDYADPSAGDLQLAVIRHRATSGEPLGSLLTNPGGPGVSGVDTVRDSLSLVADENLTAAYDVIGFDPRGVGQSSAVTCYDAAGMDAFLYDIPPGARGSEERNAELEKRQTDFAQACERGSDGLLPHISTENAARDMDLLRAVLGDATLNYLGFSYGSLLGATYAGLFPERVGRMVLDGGIDPSLDGSASGIAQAVGFENALRAFMADCLTRSDCPFADSVDDAMSDLTSLLERVDARPIAGGDGRRLGADTLVTAVLAALYSDQSWPYLRVALTGAQNGDATVAFQLADFYNGRENGQYPSNTLEALRAYNCVDFPDEGDSDDAALQKELEQKAPVIAPYWLGPDPCAAWPAPPTGTRAPITAPGSPPILVLGTTGDPATPYTEAQALASQLSQGVLVTYVGEGHLAYNKGNACVNGAVDDYLVNGVVPDAGLRCD; encoded by the coding sequence GTGACCGCGGCGGTTGCCGGGCTGACGGGCCTCGCCCTGGCACTATCGGGCTGCCTCTACGCGCAGATCCCGCCGATGGCGCCCGATACGGCGCGCTCGCTCGCGCCGCAGACCGACAGCGTCGACGCCGACCTCCTGCCGTATTACGGCCAGACGCTCACGTGGACCGACTGCGGCAGCGCCGGCTTCGACTGCACCACGGTCACCGCTCCGCGCGACTACGCCGACCCGTCGGCCGGTGACCTGCAGTTGGCGGTCATCCGCCATCGCGCCACGTCGGGCGAGCCCCTCGGTTCGCTTCTGACCAACCCCGGCGGGCCCGGAGTGAGCGGGGTGGACACGGTGCGCGACTCGCTCTCGCTCGTCGCCGACGAGAACCTCACCGCTGCGTACGACGTCATCGGCTTCGATCCGCGCGGGGTCGGTCAGTCCTCCGCTGTCACCTGCTACGACGCCGCCGGGATGGACGCCTTCCTGTACGACATCCCTCCGGGCGCGCGGGGGAGCGAGGAACGCAATGCCGAGCTCGAGAAGCGTCAGACCGATTTCGCGCAGGCGTGCGAGAGGGGGAGCGACGGCCTCCTGCCCCACATCTCCACCGAGAACGCCGCGCGCGACATGGACCTCCTGCGCGCCGTGCTCGGAGACGCCACGCTGAACTATCTGGGCTTCTCGTACGGTTCGCTCCTGGGCGCCACGTACGCCGGTCTCTTCCCCGAGCGGGTCGGGCGCATGGTGCTCGACGGGGGCATCGACCCGAGCCTCGACGGCAGCGCGAGCGGGATCGCGCAGGCGGTCGGGTTCGAGAACGCCCTGCGCGCCTTCATGGCCGACTGTCTGACGCGATCCGACTGCCCCTTCGCCGACTCCGTCGACGACGCGATGAGCGACCTCACGTCGCTGCTCGAACGGGTCGATGCGCGGCCCATCGCCGGTGGCGACGGTCGGCGTCTCGGCGCGGACACCCTCGTCACGGCGGTGCTCGCGGCGCTCTACAGCGACCAGAGCTGGCCGTACCTGCGCGTCGCCCTCACCGGCGCGCAGAACGGCGACGCGACCGTCGCGTTCCAGCTGGCGGACTTCTACAACGGCCGTGAGAACGGGCAGTATCCCAGCAACACGCTCGAGGCGCTCCGGGCCTACAACTGCGTGGACTTCCCCGACGAGGGCGACAGCGACGACGCGGCCCTGCAGAAGGAACTGGAGCAGAAGGCGCCGGTGATCGCACCGTACTGGCTCGGTCCGGACCCCTGCGCCGCATGGCCCGCGCCGCCCACCGGCACCCGCGCCCCGATCACCGCGCCCGGCTCGCCGCCGATCCTCGTGCTGGGCACGACCGGCGACCCCGCCACGCCCTACACGGAGGCGCAGGCTCTCGCCTCCCAGCTCTCGCAGGGCGTCCTGGTCACCTACGTCGGCGAGGGGCACCTGGCGTACAACAAGGGCAACGCGTGCGTGAACGGGGCGGTCGACGACTATCTCGTGAACGGCGTCGTCCCCGACGCGGGGCTGCGCTGCGACTAG
- the deoC gene encoding deoxyribose-phosphate aldolase: MTAPIADLASYIDHTLLKPEATRADVERLIAEGAELGTYSVCISPSFLPVELPEGLKLAVVCGFPSGKHHAEVKAAEAALSVAQGADEIDMVIDVGAAVEGRYDAVEAEIRAVRLAAPAPTVLKVIIESAALSDDAIIAVCEAAVAAGADFVKTSTGFHPAGGASVHAVELMKRTVGDRAEVKASGGVRTRAAAEEMIAAGATRLGLSSSRDILADRSATGDY; encoded by the coding sequence ATGACCGCGCCCATCGCCGACCTGGCGAGCTACATCGACCACACGCTGCTGAAGCCCGAGGCCACCCGTGCCGACGTCGAGCGACTCATCGCCGAGGGGGCGGAGCTCGGCACCTACAGCGTCTGCATCTCGCCGTCGTTCCTACCGGTCGAGCTGCCCGAGGGTCTCAAGCTGGCCGTCGTCTGCGGCTTCCCCAGCGGCAAGCACCACGCGGAGGTCAAGGCGGCGGAGGCGGCGCTGTCGGTCGCCCAGGGCGCCGATGAGATCGACATGGTCATCGACGTGGGCGCCGCCGTCGAGGGCCGCTACGACGCGGTCGAGGCCGAGATCCGCGCGGTGCGCCTGGCGGCTCCGGCGCCGACCGTGCTGAAAGTCATCATCGAGTCCGCCGCCTTGTCGGACGACGCGATCATCGCGGTCTGCGAGGCCGCCGTCGCCGCGGGAGCGGACTTCGTCAAGACATCGACGGGTTTCCACCCCGCCGGCGGGGCGAGCGTCCACGCGGTCGAACTCATGAAGCGCACGGTCGGCGATCGTGCCGAGGTCAAGGCATCCGGAGGGGTGCGCACCCGCGCTGCCGCCGAGGAGATGATCGCCGCGGGAGCGACGCGTCTGGGCCTGTCGTCCAGCCGCGACATCCTCGCCGACCGATCCGCCACCGGCGACTACTGA
- a CDS encoding isochorismatase family protein, with amino-acid sequence MTRALFIVDVQNDFTERGALGVVGGDAVAERISRYLEVHADEYTVVVASRDWHHGDDDNGGHFSATPDFVDSWPVHCVGGTFGAEYDEVFDTTRVTHHLKKGQGKPAYSLFEGVSDEGETAATILDARGIRDIDIAGIATDYCVRASALDALASGRGVRVLTDLIAGVHPVSSAAALTEIEAAGAQLTASGD; translated from the coding sequence ATGACTCGCGCCCTCTTCATCGTCGACGTGCAGAACGACTTCACCGAGCGTGGAGCACTGGGAGTCGTCGGCGGCGACGCGGTCGCCGAGCGCATCTCGCGCTATCTGGAGGTCCATGCGGACGAGTACACCGTCGTCGTCGCCTCGCGCGACTGGCACCACGGCGATGACGACAACGGCGGCCACTTCTCCGCCACCCCCGATTTCGTCGACAGTTGGCCGGTGCACTGCGTGGGCGGCACGTTCGGCGCCGAGTACGACGAGGTGTTCGACACGACGCGCGTCACCCACCACCTGAAGAAGGGGCAGGGCAAGCCCGCGTACTCGCTGTTCGAGGGCGTTTCCGACGAGGGCGAGACGGCCGCAACGATCCTCGACGCGCGCGGCATCCGCGACATCGACATCGCGGGCATCGCCACCGATTACTGCGTGCGGGCATCAGCGCTCGACGCCCTGGCCTCGGGGCGTGGCGTGCGGGTGCTCACCGACCTGATCGCGGGCGTGCATCCCGTCTCCAGCGCTGCCGCCTTGACTGAGATCGAGGCCGCGGGCGCCCAGCTCACGGCATCCGGGGACTGA
- a CDS encoding molybdopterin-dependent oxidoreductase: protein MTTDTAARTTEAPTVRRPHAWPWAAFAGIVAAAVLLAVAEMFAALVARSASPVLAVGSFIVDIVPRPLKELAITLFGESDKIALLVGVGLGAAVASAVAGILEYRFRFVGAVLIGIGGILATAAILTRAGAGALAWLPPVLGTVVGIVVLLLSISRLRRWIRAASARDAHKAGANRRQFLLLTGLTAVGAVVVGVGARVLNATTASVAAARDALRLPAARTTVTVPAGADLDIDGLTPIITPNGDFYRVDTALTVPNVDPTTWRLSIEGMVDTPIELSFDDLVGMGLDEYGVTLTCVSNEVGGGLVGNAIWTGVPIRDVLRMAGVQADADMVLSESVDGYTASTPLSSLTDDNLDAIFAVAMNGEPLPFEHGFPVRMVVPGLYGYVSATKWVTKLTVTRFDQDEAYWTPRGYSAEAPIKMSSRVDTPKLGTPVTAGTVVIAGMAWAQPVGVQKVEVSIDDGDWQETQLSTPINDQSWVQWRLDWNAEPGSHYIAVRATDKQGNLQIQDQAPIAPDGSSGWQRTLVTVSS, encoded by the coding sequence ATGACTACCGACACCGCGGCCCGGACCACCGAGGCCCCCACCGTGCGTCGACCGCACGCCTGGCCGTGGGCGGCATTCGCGGGCATCGTCGCCGCCGCCGTGCTCCTCGCCGTCGCCGAGATGTTCGCCGCCCTCGTCGCCCGCTCCGCGAGCCCCGTGCTCGCGGTCGGCTCCTTCATCGTCGACATCGTCCCCCGGCCGTTGAAAGAACTCGCCATCACCCTCTTCGGGGAGTCCGACAAGATCGCCCTCCTCGTCGGTGTCGGGCTGGGGGCGGCGGTCGCTTCGGCGGTCGCCGGCATCCTGGAGTACCGGTTCCGCTTCGTCGGCGCGGTGCTGATCGGCATCGGCGGGATCCTCGCCACGGCCGCCATCCTCACGCGTGCCGGCGCCGGCGCGCTGGCCTGGCTCCCCCCGGTTCTCGGCACCGTCGTGGGCATCGTGGTCCTGCTGCTGAGCATCTCGCGCCTGCGGCGCTGGATCCGTGCGGCGAGCGCGCGCGACGCGCACAAGGCGGGCGCGAACCGCCGTCAGTTCCTGCTCCTGACCGGTCTCACGGCCGTCGGCGCCGTCGTCGTCGGGGTCGGAGCCCGCGTGCTGAACGCCACGACGGCCTCGGTCGCCGCGGCACGTGATGCGCTGCGTCTGCCCGCGGCCCGGACGACGGTCACCGTGCCGGCCGGAGCGGACCTCGACATCGACGGGCTGACCCCGATCATCACCCCCAACGGCGACTTCTACCGCGTCGACACCGCGCTCACCGTCCCCAACGTCGATCCGACCACCTGGCGTCTGTCGATCGAGGGCATGGTCGACACCCCGATCGAGCTCAGCTTCGACGACCTCGTCGGCATGGGCCTCGACGAGTACGGCGTGACCCTCACCTGCGTGTCCAACGAGGTCGGCGGCGGCTTGGTCGGCAACGCCATCTGGACGGGCGTCCCCATCCGCGACGTGCTGCGCATGGCCGGAGTGCAGGCCGACGCCGACATGGTGCTCTCCGAGAGCGTCGACGGGTACACGGCATCCACTCCCCTGTCGTCGCTCACCGACGACAACCTGGATGCCATCTTCGCCGTCGCCATGAACGGGGAGCCCCTGCCCTTCGAGCACGGTTTCCCCGTGCGCATGGTCGTGCCGGGTCTGTACGGCTACGTGTCGGCCACGAAGTGGGTGACCAAGCTGACGGTCACCCGGTTCGATCAGGACGAGGCGTACTGGACGCCGCGCGGGTACTCCGCCGAGGCCCCGATCAAAATGTCGTCGCGCGTGGACACCCCGAAGCTCGGCACACCGGTTACCGCCGGCACCGTCGTCATCGCCGGAATGGCGTGGGCGCAGCCCGTGGGCGTGCAGAAGGTCGAGGTCAGCATCGACGACGGCGACTGGCAGGAGACGCAGCTGTCGACCCCCATCAACGACCAGTCGTGGGTGCAGTGGAGGCTGGACTGGAACGCCGAGCCCGGATCGCACTACATCGCCGTCCGCGCGACTGACAAGCAGGGCAACCTGCAGATCCAGGATCAGGCCCCGATCGCCCCCGACGGCTCCAGCGGGTGGCAGCGAACGCTCGTCACCGTGTCCTCCTGA